One part of the Plasmodium brasilianum strain Bolivian I chromosome Unknown PB_00_02, whole genome shotgun sequence genome encodes these proteins:
- a CDS encoding fam-l protein, giving the protein MEQKFKLLLFYKVSTFILLSWIYHFYVYKSTHNKSFVEYYKNRRQLYIRNYRLLAKYNHVKDSSIVCLKKEIPVVVNNKKDIPYIERENIIKKNASNGYSPRNARGNKKCVKNKSCIFEMKKYSHLEKKIFKELDYVDFLKKNNTISDKIYKSIIRKKCGLRFALPLLLIFVLLISFILDNFWGYGLTFGLFKVIVLISPAVQVSELKNYPYLKAFENNLSKFFTKETSPAIATLHVWLTKSPLSWFTNSVVETQGGTIKGNYCVTGFFGFLIYFVPIFILGIILISAVVYYHKKVKKYEKIKFRKR; this is encoded by the exons ATGgaacaaaaatttaagttaCTGTTATTTTATAAGGTTTCTACTTTTATCCTTTTGAGTTggatatatcatttttacgTTTATAAG aGTACACATAACAAATCTTTTGTTGAATACTACAAAAATCGTagacaattatatatacgaaaTTATCGTTTACTGGCAAAATATAATCACGTTAAGGATTCAAGTATTGTATGTTTAAAGAAAGAGATACCAGTTGTAGtgaacaataaaaaagatataccTTATATTGAAAGAgagaacataataaaaaaaaatgcatcaAATGGATATTCACCAAGAAACGCAAGAGGCAATAAAAAATgtgtgaaaaataaatcttgtatatttgaaatgaaaaaatattcccatttagaaaaaaaaatatttaaagaactTGATTATGTAGactttcttaaaaaaaacaacacAATTAGTgataagatatataaatcaataatacgtaaaaaatgCGGACTACGATTTGCTTTACCTTTATTACTAATTTTCGtgttattaatatcatttatattagatAATTTTTGGGGATATGGGCTTACATTTGGTTTGTTTAAAGTAATAGTTCTTATTTCACCTGCCGTACAAGTTAGTGAACTTAAAAATTATCCATATCTTAAAGCTTTTGAAAACAATCTTTCAAAGTTCTTTACGAAGGAGACTTCTCCTGCCATAGCAACTTTGCATGTGTGGTTGACGAAATCACCTTTAAGTTGGTTCACAAATTCTGTTGTAGAAACACAAGGTGGTACTATTAAAGGAAACTACTGTGTAACAGGGTTTTTTggttttcttatatattttgtaccTATCTTCATACTAGGTATCATACTTATATCAGCAGTtgtttattatcataaaaaagttaaaaaatatgaaaaaattaagtttaggaaaagataa